A section of the Arabiibacter massiliensis genome encodes:
- the acnA gene encoding aconitate hydratase AcnA translates to MTNEESRFADMLEVGGKAYTYYPVSTVAGSDTLPYALTVLLENVLRNVADEAAAEELAARIVKAGNAGEVGSEIEFSPARVLFQDFTGVPVFVDFAVMREACAELGGDPAKINPQIPCDLVIDHSVIADEAGCAGALARNMELEFSRNRERYDFLKWAQQSFDNVRIVPPGAGICHQLNIEEFAHVAMTSDAAGVERAEGERPVAYFDTLVGTDSHTPTANGIGVLGWGVGGIEAEAAALGQPITTLVPRVVGVRLTGELAEGVAAMDVALTFAQMLRAKGVVGSFVECFGPGLASLNATQRACISNMTPEYGSTCTLFPVDEATLAYLRLTGRSAEQVALVEAYAKAQGFWHDPEAPARTYAEVIELDLGTVERSLAGPSRPHDRIPLAGAQERFRAVCDERGLDRAKTVDVELGGEAHALSHGALAIAAVTSCTTATDPRMMLACGLVAKKAAAAGLSPKPWVKTVLAPGSKATELLLERAGLLDGLRQLGFYTCGFGCMSCIGNSGPIAGALHDVADDIELASVLSGNRNFEGRISPDVSQNYLAAPATVVAYALAGTMDVDLTHDALGTDANGEPVHLADIWPTDAEIDALVASCVNEELYAEGSRGLYDGDAAWQALGSEPTDTFAWDDASTYVRRAPYFDGMEREPIAPAPVEGARALARLGDFITTDHISPAGSIAADSPAARYLEERGVAPSDFNTYGARRGNHEVMMRGTFANVKLQNLLAEGKKGGWTRDFLTGEVRPLFDAAMGYGAAGVPLVVVAGKMYGSGSSRDWAAKGPALLGIRAAFAESFERIHRSNLIGMGILPLQFAEGESAETLGLDGSERYTVAPIDFSAGLPEPREVDVTAERADGSTVAFKAVVRVDTPTEGAYYRHGGILPYVLRGLL, encoded by the coding sequence ATGACGAACGAAGAGAGCCGTTTCGCCGACATGCTCGAGGTGGGCGGCAAGGCCTATACCTATTATCCCGTCTCGACGGTGGCGGGGTCCGATACGCTGCCCTACGCGCTGACGGTGCTGTTGGAGAACGTGCTGCGCAACGTGGCCGACGAAGCGGCGGCCGAGGAGCTGGCGGCGCGCATCGTGAAGGCCGGCAACGCGGGCGAGGTGGGCAGCGAGATAGAGTTCTCGCCGGCGCGCGTGCTGTTCCAGGACTTCACGGGCGTGCCGGTGTTCGTGGACTTCGCGGTGATGCGCGAGGCGTGTGCCGAGCTCGGCGGCGACCCGGCCAAGATCAACCCGCAGATACCGTGCGATCTGGTGATCGACCACTCGGTCATCGCCGACGAGGCGGGATGCGCCGGCGCGCTCGCGCGCAACATGGAGCTGGAATTCTCGCGCAACCGCGAGCGCTACGACTTTCTGAAGTGGGCGCAGCAGTCCTTCGACAACGTGCGCATCGTGCCGCCGGGGGCGGGCATCTGCCACCAGCTGAACATCGAGGAGTTCGCCCACGTGGCGATGACCTCCGACGCGGCGGGCGTGGAGCGCGCCGAGGGCGAGCGGCCCGTGGCGTACTTCGACACGCTCGTGGGCACCGACAGCCACACGCCCACGGCCAACGGCATCGGCGTTCTGGGCTGGGGCGTGGGCGGCATCGAGGCCGAGGCCGCGGCGCTCGGGCAGCCCATCACCACGCTCGTGCCGCGCGTGGTGGGCGTGCGCCTGACCGGCGAGCTGGCCGAGGGAGTGGCGGCCATGGACGTGGCGCTCACGTTCGCGCAGATGCTGCGCGCGAAGGGCGTGGTGGGCTCGTTCGTGGAGTGCTTCGGGCCGGGGCTCGCCAGCCTGAACGCCACGCAGCGCGCCTGCATCTCCAACATGACGCCGGAGTACGGCAGCACGTGCACGCTGTTCCCGGTGGACGAGGCGACGCTCGCCTACCTGCGTCTGACCGGGCGTTCGGCCGAGCAGGTGGCGCTCGTGGAGGCGTACGCGAAGGCCCAGGGCTTCTGGCACGACCCGGAGGCGCCGGCGCGCACGTACGCCGAGGTGATCGAGCTCGATCTGGGTACGGTGGAGCGCTCGCTTGCCGGCCCGTCGCGCCCGCATGACCGCATCCCGCTTGCTGGCGCGCAGGAGCGCTTCCGCGCCGTGTGCGACGAGCGCGGGCTCGACCGCGCGAAGACGGTGGACGTGGAGCTGGGCGGCGAGGCGCACGCGCTTTCGCACGGGGCGCTCGCCATCGCGGCGGTGACCAGCTGCACCACGGCCACCGACCCGCGCATGATGCTGGCCTGCGGCCTGGTGGCCAAGAAGGCCGCGGCGGCAGGGCTCTCTCCCAAGCCGTGGGTGAAGACCGTCCTCGCGCCGGGCAGCAAGGCCACCGAGCTTCTGCTCGAGCGTGCGGGGCTTCTGGACGGCCTGCGCCAACTGGGCTTCTACACCTGCGGGTTCGGCTGCATGAGCTGCATCGGAAACTCGGGCCCCATCGCGGGCGCGCTGCACGACGTGGCCGACGACATCGAGTTGGCGAGCGTGCTTTCCGGCAACCGCAACTTCGAGGGGCGCATCTCGCCCGACGTGTCGCAGAACTACCTGGCCGCGCCGGCCACGGTGGTGGCCTACGCGCTGGCGGGTACGATGGACGTGGATCTGACGCACGACGCGTTGGGCACGGATGCGAATGGCGAGCCGGTGCATCTGGCCGACATCTGGCCGACCGACGCCGAGATCGACGCGCTCGTGGCCTCCTGCGTGAACGAGGAGCTGTACGCGGAGGGCTCGCGCGGGCTCTACGACGGCGACGCCGCGTGGCAGGCGCTCGGCAGCGAGCCCACCGACACGTTCGCCTGGGACGATGCGTCCACCTACGTGCGCCGCGCGCCGTACTTCGACGGCATGGAGCGCGAGCCCATCGCGCCCGCGCCGGTGGAGGGCGCCCGCGCGCTCGCGCGCCTCGGCGACTTCATCACCACCGACCACATCTCGCCGGCTGGCTCCATCGCGGCGGACTCCCCGGCGGCGCGCTATCTGGAGGAGCGCGGCGTGGCGCCATCCGACTTCAACACCTACGGCGCGCGTCGCGGCAACCACGAAGTGATGATGCGCGGCACCTTCGCCAACGTGAAGCTGCAAAACCTGCTGGCCGAGGGGAAGAAGGGCGGCTGGACGCGCGACTTCCTCACGGGCGAGGTGCGGCCGCTGTTCGACGCGGCCATGGGCTACGGGGCCGCGGGCGTGCCGCTGGTGGTGGTGGCCGGCAAGATGTACGGCAGCGGCTCATCGCGCGACTGGGCGGCGAAGGGCCCGGCGCTGCTGGGCATTCGCGCTGCGTTCGCGGAGAGCTTCGAGCGCATCCATCGCTCCAACCTCATCGGCATGGGCATCCTGCCGCTGCAGTTCGCCGAGGGCGAGAGCGCCGAGACGCTCGGGCTCGATGGATCCGAGCGCTACACGGTGGCGCCCATCGACTTCTCGGCGGGGCTGCCCGAGCCGCGCGAGGTGGACGTGACTGCGGAGCGCGCCGACGGCTCGACCGTGGCGTTCAAGGCCGTGGTGCGCGTGGACACCCCCACGGAAGGCGCGTACTACCGCCACGGCGGCATTTTGCCGTACGTGCTGCGAGGCCTTTTGTAA
- a CDS encoding Tat pathway signal sequence — translation MKQTSGFDALIEALKQSGVNVDGRFDADREAPHDGAGRQGGGGGEQPPHVNVEIPFADRMAAWGKKALIVAAIVIIVVGLAAYWWFHPPINIHSTDTWMFVAVFILLPLFLVFWSRSHSYKEGTDKVEPNAGKAKAFKFASYVPVAVAVLGVIGALMSLSIFPGNAEKYANVLQTTEDNFAEDIKEVNYSEIPVIDRSSAILLGNREMGSIPEFVSQFEISPLYSQINYQSAPVRVSPLGYADLFKWFTNREAGIPAYAMVNMTTQDAEIVKLGDSPIHYSESEPLVRNIDRHVQLSYPFYMFDQKSFEVDDEGHPWWICPVQSRTIGLFGGTTIQRVVMVDATTGETQDLAIEDVPQWVDHAYPTELLLEQYNWSGKYKDGWLNSVFGQRNVVQTTPGTDGNLGYNYIAKDDDVWVYTGVTSATADNSIVGFVLINQRTAESHFYPVAGATEASAMQSAEGQVQNLRYQATFPLLINVSNQPTYFMALKDDAGLVKQFAMIDIQRYQNVAIGNTVAECQKNYQALLATNGVAAEGSEPVGMLEQQGTIRSIAQAVVEGNSHFYVTLSETGGIYDFALPGLIEIVGYREGDPISFTYVEAEPTNPVQEILSGPAPAAGAAKEGPDGATSADAKATPEEAAKAADSTGDAAGNAA, via the coding sequence GTGAAACAGACATCCGGATTCGATGCGCTGATCGAAGCGCTCAAACAGTCAGGGGTCAACGTGGACGGTCGGTTCGACGCCGATCGCGAGGCGCCGCACGACGGCGCGGGCCGTCAGGGCGGCGGGGGCGGAGAGCAGCCGCCGCACGTGAACGTGGAGATCCCCTTCGCCGACCGCATGGCGGCATGGGGCAAGAAGGCCCTCATCGTGGCCGCCATCGTCATCATCGTCGTCGGCTTGGCGGCGTACTGGTGGTTCCATCCGCCCATCAACATCCACTCCACCGACACCTGGATGTTCGTGGCCGTCTTCATCCTGCTGCCGTTGTTCCTCGTATTCTGGAGCCGCTCGCACAGCTACAAGGAGGGCACGGACAAGGTCGAGCCCAACGCCGGCAAGGCCAAGGCGTTCAAGTTCGCGAGCTACGTGCCGGTGGCCGTGGCCGTGCTCGGCGTGATCGGTGCGCTCATGTCGCTGTCCATCTTCCCGGGCAACGCCGAGAAGTACGCCAACGTCCTGCAGACCACCGAGGACAACTTCGCCGAGGACATCAAAGAGGTGAACTACTCCGAGATCCCCGTCATCGACCGCAGCTCGGCCATCCTGCTGGGCAACCGCGAGATGGGATCGATCCCCGAGTTCGTGAGCCAGTTCGAGATCTCGCCGCTGTACAGCCAGATCAACTACCAGAGTGCTCCGGTGCGCGTGAGCCCGCTCGGCTACGCCGACCTGTTCAAGTGGTTCACGAACCGCGAGGCGGGCATCCCGGCGTACGCGATGGTGAACATGACCACGCAGGACGCCGAGATCGTGAAGCTGGGCGACAGCCCCATCCACTATTCGGAGTCCGAGCCGCTCGTGCGCAACATCGACCGCCACGTGCAGCTGTCCTACCCGTTCTACATGTTCGATCAGAAGTCGTTCGAGGTGGACGACGAGGGGCATCCGTGGTGGATCTGCCCCGTGCAGTCGCGCACCATCGGCCTATTCGGCGGCACCACCATCCAGCGCGTGGTGATGGTGGACGCCACTACGGGCGAGACGCAGGACCTGGCCATCGAGGACGTGCCGCAGTGGGTTGACCACGCCTATCCCACCGAGCTTCTGCTGGAGCAGTACAACTGGTCGGGCAAGTACAAGGACGGCTGGCTGAACAGCGTGTTCGGGCAGCGCAACGTGGTGCAGACCACGCCGGGCACCGACGGCAACCTGGGGTACAACTACATCGCCAAGGACGACGACGTGTGGGTGTACACGGGCGTGACCTCGGCCACGGCGGACAACTCCATCGTGGGCTTCGTGCTCATCAACCAGCGCACGGCCGAGTCGCACTTCTACCCGGTGGCCGGCGCCACCGAGGCCTCGGCCATGCAGTCGGCCGAGGGCCAGGTGCAGAACCTGCGCTACCAGGCCACGTTCCCGCTGCTCATCAACGTGTCGAACCAGCCGACGTACTTCATGGCCCTGAAAGACGACGCGGGCCTGGTGAAGCAGTTCGCCATGATCGACATCCAGCGCTACCAGAACGTGGCCATCGGCAACACGGTGGCCGAGTGCCAGAAGAACTACCAGGCGCTTCTGGCCACCAACGGCGTGGCCGCCGAGGGCTCCGAGCCGGTGGGCATGCTCGAGCAGCAGGGCACGATCCGCAGCATCGCGCAGGCGGTGGTGGAGGGCAACTCGCACTTCTACGTGACGCTCTCCGAGACGGGCGGCATCTACGACTTCGCGCTGCCGGGCCTCATCGAGATCGTCGGATACCGCGAGGGCGATCCCATCTCGTTCACGTACGTGGAGGCCGAGCCGACGAACCCCGTGCAGGAGATCCTGTCGGGGCCGGCTCCGGCGGCCGGCGCGGCGAAGGAGGGCCCCGACGGCGCGACGTCGGCCGATGCGAAGGCGACGCCCGAAGAGGCGGCGAAGGCGGCCGATTCGACGGGCGATGCCGCCGGAAACGCCGCGTAA
- the rplJ gene encoding 50S ribosomal protein L10, giving the protein MPNMKNQETLAKIKEDLAGVSAVWVVDYCGLTVKEIQNLRNDIREAGASLKVYKNTLMHIALEESELPTLDEILEGPSAFVFAGEDVAAAAKAVKTFAKTNQNLEIKGGLMEGSQVSAAEVEAIASLPSREELIAQIAGAISGVARGLAVALNGVPRGLAQATKAVAEQKEAA; this is encoded by the coding sequence ATGCCCAACATGAAGAACCAAGAGACGCTTGCCAAGATCAAGGAGGATCTGGCCGGCGTGTCGGCCGTGTGGGTCGTGGACTACTGCGGCCTGACGGTGAAGGAGATCCAGAACCTGCGCAACGATATTCGCGAGGCGGGCGCGTCGCTGAAGGTGTACAAGAACACCCTCATGCACATCGCGCTCGAGGAGTCCGAGCTGCCGACGCTCGACGAGATCCTGGAAGGCCCCAGCGCGTTCGTGTTCGCCGGCGAGGACGTCGCCGCTGCCGCGAAGGCCGTGAAGACGTTCGCGAAGACCAACCAGAACCTCGAGATCAAGGGCGGCCTGATGGAAGGCTCGCAGGTTTCCGCCGCCGAGGTGGAGGCCATCGCGTCGCTGCCGTCGCGCGAGGAGCTCATCGCCCAGATCGCCGGCGCCATCTCCGGTGTCGCTCGCGGCCTGGCTGTCGCCCTCAACGGCGTGCCGAGAGGCCTTGCCCAGGCTACGAAGGCCGTGGCCGAGCAGAAGGAAGCTGCTTAA
- the rplL gene encoding 50S ribosomal protein L7/L12 — translation MAVTREEIIEALKEMSLLEASELVKDIEETFGVSAAAPVAVAAAAPAEGGAAAEEKTDFDVVLEGFGDNKIAVIKVVREITSLGLKEAKELVESAPKAIQEGVAKDKAEEIKAKLEEAGAAVTLK, via the coding sequence ATGGCTGTTACCCGCGAAGAGATCATCGAGGCCCTGAAGGAGATGTCCCTGCTCGAGGCGTCTGAGCTCGTGAAGGATATCGAGGAGACGTTCGGCGTGTCCGCCGCCGCCCCCGTGGCCGTCGCCGCTGCCGCCCCTGCCGAGGGTGGCGCCGCTGCCGAGGAGAAGACCGACTTCGACGTGGTGCTCGAGGGCTTCGGCGACAACAAGATCGCCGTCATCAAGGTTGTCCGCGAGATCACGAGCCTGGGCCTGAAGGAGGCCAAGGAGCTCGTGGAGAGCGCCCCGAAGGCCATCCAGGAGGGCGTCGCCAAGGACAAGGCCGAGGAGATCAAGGCCAAGCTCGAGGAAGCCGGCGCGGCCGTCACCCTCAAGTAG
- a CDS encoding DUF4013 domain-containing protein, whose amino-acid sequence MQSGYFAAAWHDIKGSPGWLGKLVILALVSLIPIFGWIVVYGYLFGWARDIAWDAHSPLPARIFGNEDGKLYSRGFFALLITTICLLIPWALEMVWGMLTGFGTFWSDHGYGMSMLGLATPVFSLLIMAAIFLATLFSWVGAMRTSIYGRLAPGLQFGRIWAMMRHDFQGLLRILGMAVLLAVGAGLVAWLLVMVLVFVGLVVGMIVTGGNLDVGGSHSGAGVWMMAMSVMGIVFSLVAVYGAFMTALSVFVLAMVARALGYWTRQFGVPSWRGQDDPMPFELAGGMYGGQVPPPGQPPVQR is encoded by the coding sequence ATGCAATCAGGGTACTTCGCCGCCGCTTGGCACGATATCAAGGGATCGCCCGGCTGGCTGGGCAAGCTCGTCATCCTGGCGCTCGTGAGCCTCATCCCCATCTTCGGATGGATCGTGGTGTACGGCTACCTGTTCGGCTGGGCGCGCGACATCGCGTGGGACGCGCATTCGCCCCTGCCGGCGCGCATCTTCGGCAACGAGGACGGCAAGCTGTACAGCCGCGGGTTCTTCGCCCTGCTGATCACGACCATCTGCCTGCTCATCCCCTGGGCGCTCGAGATGGTGTGGGGCATGCTGACGGGCTTCGGCACGTTCTGGTCGGACCACGGGTACGGCATGTCGATGCTGGGCCTGGCGACGCCGGTGTTCTCGCTGCTCATCATGGCTGCGATATTTCTGGCCACCCTGTTCTCCTGGGTGGGGGCCATGCGCACGAGCATCTACGGCCGCCTGGCGCCGGGGCTGCAGTTCGGCAGGATCTGGGCCATGATGCGCCATGATTTCCAAGGCCTTCTGCGCATCCTCGGCATGGCGGTGCTTCTCGCTGTCGGCGCGGGGCTGGTGGCGTGGCTGCTCGTGATGGTGCTCGTGTTCGTGGGGCTCGTCGTGGGCATGATCGTGACGGGCGGCAACCTCGATGTCGGCGGATCCCACTCGGGCGCGGGCGTCTGGATGATGGCGATGTCCGTCATGGGGATCGTGTTCTCGCTCGTCGCCGTATACGGCGCATTCATGACGGCGCTGTCGGTGTTCGTGCTGGCCATGGTTGCGCGCGCCCTGGGATACTGGACGCGCCAATTCGGCGTGCCGTCATGGCGCGGCCAGGACGATCCGATGCCCTTCGAGCTGGCAGGCGGGATGTACGGCGGGCAGGTTCCGCCGCCGGGCCAGCCGCCCGTGCAGCGCTGA
- a CDS encoding YgiQ family radical SAM protein encodes MANGFLPTDREEMLARGWDRVDFAYVSGDAYVDHPSFGAAIITRLLEAHGYRVGVIAQPDWNDPESVAVFGEPRLAFLVSAGNMDSMVNHYTVAKKRRRTDAYSPGGEAGLRPNHAAVVYSNLIRRTFKDAPIVLGGIEASLRRLAHYDYWSDKIKRSILLDSGADLVSYGMGEHSIVEIADALDAGLSIEDLTFIDGTVYRARSLEHVYDAVELPSFAELQADRLAYARSFAVQYANSDPFTGKRLVEPYSDHEFIVQNPPAAPLTQAEMDAVYRLPFMRTYHPKYERAGGVPAIKEVKFSLTSNRGCFGECSFCALTFHQGRIVQARSHDSLVEEARLVTEDPEFKGYIHDVGGPTANFRAPACAKQAEHGACPGKRCLAPEPCRRLEADHADYLALLRRLRKLPGVKKVFVRSGIRFDYVLADKAHGDEFLRELCEHHVSGQLKVAPEHVSDAVLAVMGKPRNQVFARFAERYARVNERLGKKQFLVPYLMSSHPGSTLDEAVELAEYCRDLGYNPEQVQDFYPTPGSMSTAMYATGVDPRTMEPIYVPKSPHEKALQRALIQYRDPKNRALVLEALRRAGRMDLVGYGPKCLVRPAKEGGAGAGPKGRPPTKGPAKGRSGKTKARRRD; translated from the coding sequence GTGGCGAACGGGTTTCTGCCCACCGACCGGGAGGAGATGCTGGCGCGCGGCTGGGACCGCGTCGACTTCGCGTACGTGTCGGGGGACGCCTACGTCGACCATCCCTCGTTCGGGGCTGCCATCATCACGCGACTTTTGGAGGCGCACGGCTACCGCGTGGGCGTGATCGCGCAGCCGGATTGGAACGACCCGGAGAGCGTCGCCGTGTTCGGCGAGCCGCGGCTCGCGTTCCTCGTGTCGGCCGGCAATATGGACTCGATGGTGAACCACTACACCGTGGCCAAGAAGCGCCGCCGCACCGACGCGTACTCGCCCGGCGGCGAGGCGGGGCTGCGGCCGAACCATGCGGCCGTCGTGTACTCGAACCTGATCCGCCGCACGTTCAAGGATGCCCCCATCGTGCTCGGCGGCATCGAGGCGAGCCTGCGGCGGCTTGCGCACTACGACTACTGGTCGGACAAGATCAAGCGCTCCATCCTGCTGGATTCGGGCGCCGACCTGGTGAGCTACGGCATGGGGGAGCATTCCATCGTGGAGATCGCCGACGCGCTGGATGCGGGGCTCTCCATCGAGGACCTCACGTTCATCGACGGCACCGTGTACCGCGCCCGCTCGCTCGAGCACGTCTACGACGCCGTGGAGCTGCCCTCGTTCGCCGAGCTGCAGGCCGACCGGCTGGCCTACGCGCGCAGCTTCGCCGTGCAGTACGCCAACAGCGATCCCTTCACCGGCAAGCGTTTGGTGGAGCCGTACTCCGACCATGAGTTCATCGTGCAGAACCCGCCGGCCGCCCCGCTTACCCAGGCCGAGATGGACGCGGTGTACCGGCTGCCGTTCATGCGCACGTACCATCCGAAGTACGAGCGTGCCGGCGGCGTGCCGGCCATCAAAGAGGTCAAGTTCAGCCTGACGAGCAACCGCGGCTGCTTCGGCGAGTGCTCGTTCTGCGCGCTCACGTTCCACCAGGGGCGCATCGTGCAGGCGCGCAGCCACGACTCGCTCGTGGAGGAGGCGCGGCTCGTGACGGAGGATCCCGAGTTCAAGGGCTACATCCACGACGTGGGCGGCCCGACGGCGAACTTCCGCGCGCCCGCCTGCGCCAAGCAGGCGGAGCACGGCGCGTGCCCGGGGAAGCGCTGCCTCGCGCCCGAGCCCTGCCGGCGCCTGGAGGCCGACCATGCGGACTACCTGGCGCTGCTGCGCCGCCTACGGAAGCTGCCCGGCGTGAAGAAGGTGTTCGTGCGCTCGGGCATCCGCTTCGACTACGTGCTGGCCGACAAGGCGCACGGCGACGAGTTCTTGCGCGAGCTGTGCGAGCACCATGTGTCGGGCCAGCTGAAGGTAGCGCCCGAGCACGTGTCGGACGCCGTGCTGGCCGTGATGGGCAAGCCGCGCAACCAGGTGTTCGCGCGCTTCGCCGAGCGCTACGCGCGCGTGAACGAGCGGCTGGGCAAGAAGCAGTTCCTCGTGCCCTACCTGATGTCGTCGCATCCGGGCTCGACGCTGGACGAGGCGGTTGAGCTGGCCGAATACTGCCGAGACCTCGGCTACAACCCCGAGCAGGTGCAGGATTTCTACCCGACGCCCGGCAGCATGTCCACCGCGATGTACGCAACCGGCGTCGACCCGCGCACCATGGAGCCCATCTACGTGCCGAAGTCGCCGCACGAGAAGGCGCTGCAGCGGGCGCTCATCCAGTACCGCGACCCGAAGAACCGCGCGCTCGTGCTGGAGGCGCTGCGGCGGGCGGGCCGCATGGACTTGGTGGGGTACGGGCCGAAGTGCCTCGTGCGGCCGGCCAAGGAGGGCGGCGCGGGCGCGGGTCCGAAGGGGAGGCCGCCGACGAAGGGCCCCGCGAAGGGGCGTTCGGGGAAAACGAAGGCGCGTCGTCGGGATTGA
- a CDS encoding uracil-xanthine permease family protein, which produces MSEIKTTPTMGAEDSPDAIYDARKLGAPKMAVFGLQHMFAMFGATILVPTLTGLSVSATLLFAGLGTLLFHFVSKGKVPAFLGSSFAFIAGYAAIAPNGEADLLPYACLGVACAGLLYLVLSALFRVFGPTRVMRFFPPVVTGPIVISIGLILASSAIGNASTNWLIAIVAIAIIVVANIWGKGMVRIIPILLGVIGAYLVAALTGQVDFTGVAEAAWIGLPFAWGDTAFSLFGASFDAGLAITAIITIMPLAFATMIEHIGDVSAISSTCNRNFIAEPGLHRTLLGDGLATILASLFGAPANTTYGENTGVLALTRVFDPRVIRIAALFAIAFSFCPKFAAVIAAMPACVIGGVSLVLYGMISAVGIRNLVENHVDFMKSRNVLITALILVLSLGIAYSAAGAIVVPMGGITISLSGLAVGSVVGIVLNMVLPGHEYVFGEASEGEAEAEGPLPLEGNLEEFEELEAQKG; this is translated from the coding sequence GTGAGCGAGATCAAGACCACACCTACCATGGGGGCTGAGGACAGCCCCGACGCCATCTACGACGCCCGCAAGCTCGGCGCGCCCAAGATGGCGGTGTTCGGCCTGCAGCACATGTTCGCCATGTTCGGCGCCACCATCCTGGTGCCGACGCTGACCGGCCTGTCCGTGTCGGCGACGCTTCTGTTCGCCGGACTGGGCACGCTGCTGTTCCACTTCGTCTCGAAGGGCAAGGTGCCGGCGTTCCTCGGCTCGTCGTTCGCGTTCATCGCGGGCTACGCGGCCATCGCGCCGAACGGCGAGGCCGACCTTCTGCCCTACGCCTGCCTGGGCGTGGCGTGCGCGGGGCTTCTGTACCTGGTGCTCTCGGCGCTGTTCCGCGTGTTCGGGCCGACGCGCGTCATGCGCTTCTTCCCGCCCGTGGTGACCGGGCCCATCGTTATCTCCATCGGGCTCATCCTGGCGAGCTCGGCCATCGGCAACGCGTCCACCAACTGGCTTATCGCCATCGTGGCCATCGCCATCATCGTGGTGGCTAACATCTGGGGCAAGGGCATGGTGCGGATCATCCCCATCCTCCTGGGCGTGATCGGCGCGTACCTCGTGGCGGCGCTGACCGGCCAGGTGGACTTCACCGGCGTGGCCGAGGCGGCGTGGATCGGGCTGCCCTTCGCCTGGGGCGACACGGCGTTCTCCCTCTTCGGGGCGAGCTTCGACGCGGGGCTGGCCATCACGGCCATCATCACCATCATGCCGCTCGCGTTCGCCACGATGATCGAGCACATCGGCGACGTGTCCGCCATCAGCTCCACGTGCAACCGCAACTTCATCGCCGAGCCGGGCCTGCATCGCACGCTGCTGGGCGACGGTTTGGCCACCATCTTGGCGTCGCTCTTCGGCGCGCCGGCCAACACCACCTACGGCGAGAACACGGGCGTGCTCGCGCTCACCCGCGTGTTCGATCCGCGCGTCATCCGCATCGCGGCCCTCTTCGCCATCGCGTTCTCGTTCTGCCCGAAGTTCGCGGCGGTCATCGCGGCCATGCCGGCGTGCGTGATCGGCGGCGTGTCGCTCGTGCTGTACGGCATGATCTCGGCGGTGGGCATCCGCAACCTGGTGGAGAACCACGTCGACTTCATGAAGAGCCGCAACGTGCTGATCACGGCGCTCATCCTGGTGCTGTCGCTGGGCATCGCGTACAGCGCGGCGGGCGCCATCGTGGTGCCGATGGGCGGCATCACCATCTCGCTTTCGGGCCTGGCCGTGGGCTCGGTGGTGGGCATCGTGCTGAACATGGTGCTGCCGGGGCACGAGTACGTGTTCGGCGAGGCGTCCGAGGGCGAGGCCGAGGCCGAGGGGCCGCTGCCGCTTGAGGGCAACCTCGAGGAGTTCGAGGAGCTGGAGGCGCAGAAGGGGTAG
- a CDS encoding VOC family protein, translating to MIDHVSIKVKDFEGAKAFYAAALTPLGYAKGIEYPGGLQLLVEGEPGDVWVSPLPEGAEAVPTHLALRADGPEQVQAFYEAALAAGGADNGAPGPREYHPGYYAAFVLDAEGNNIEAVIHDYAE from the coding sequence GTGATCGACCACGTGAGCATCAAGGTGAAGGACTTCGAAGGCGCGAAGGCGTTCTACGCGGCGGCCCTCACGCCGCTCGGCTACGCGAAGGGCATCGAGTACCCCGGCGGCCTGCAGCTGCTCGTGGAAGGCGAGCCGGGCGACGTGTGGGTGAGCCCGCTGCCCGAGGGGGCCGAGGCCGTGCCGACGCATCTGGCGCTGCGCGCGGACGGGCCCGAGCAGGTGCAGGCGTTCTACGAAGCCGCGCTCGCTGCAGGCGGTGCGGACAACGGTGCGCCGGGGCCGCGCGAGTACCATCCGGGCTACTACGCCGCGTTCGTGCTGGACGCCGAGGGCAACAACATCGAGGCGGTCATCCACGACTACGCCGAATAG